A region from the Inhella inkyongensis genome encodes:
- the accC gene encoding acetyl-CoA carboxylase biotin carboxylase subunit: MFKKILIANRGEIACRVIKTAQRLGVKTVAVYSEADARARHVELADEAVCIGPAPSRASYLQADTIIAAAKKTGAQAIHPGYGFLSENEDFARRVEEEGLIFIGPKHGAIAAMGDKIASKRLAMQAGVSTIPGHNEPILTADEAVAIAQRIGYPVMIKASAGGGGKGLRVAQNDKECAEGFVSCRNEAANSFGDDRVFMEKFIEQPRHIEIQVLADAQGNTLYLWERECSIQRRHQKVIEEAPSPFISEATRKAMGEQAVALAKAVGYQSAGTVEFVVGKDQGFYFLEMNTRLQVEHPVTECITGLDLVEWMLRIAAGEPLTIQQQDLKREGWAIECRINAEDPFRNFLPSTGRLVRYQPPATDLTQGEPSLGLGVRVDTGVFEGGEIPMHYDSMIAKLIVHGKDRADAIERMREALNGFVIRGIASNIPFQAALLAHPDFQSGQFDTGFIARHWPKGFAAESVVHADPDFLVALAAFVRRKTRERAVGISGQLPGHEVGLDNKVVAITTLGEGNQLRQKVRVTEIAGRAGCARCEVDGKVYDIECHSRLLDVRLTGTVNGQAFTAQVERGTAKNPLAYRLQHLGRQVEITVLRGRHAELQALMPYKAPPDTSAFLLSPMPGLLVQLAAAVGQKVQAGERLAVIEAMKMENILFAAQDVTIAEVLAKPGESLSVDQPILRFEKK; the protein is encoded by the coding sequence GCCTGGGTGTAAAGACCGTGGCCGTCTACTCCGAGGCAGACGCCCGCGCCCGCCATGTGGAACTGGCGGACGAGGCCGTATGCATCGGCCCGGCGCCCAGCCGCGCCTCCTACCTGCAGGCCGACACGATCATTGCGGCAGCCAAGAAGACCGGCGCCCAGGCCATCCACCCCGGCTATGGCTTTCTCTCGGAGAACGAAGATTTCGCGCGCCGGGTGGAAGAGGAAGGCCTGATCTTCATCGGCCCCAAGCACGGCGCCATCGCGGCCATGGGCGACAAGATCGCCTCCAAGCGTTTGGCCATGCAAGCCGGCGTCAGCACCATTCCTGGTCACAACGAGCCCATCCTGACGGCTGACGAAGCCGTGGCCATCGCGCAGCGCATTGGCTACCCCGTGATGATCAAGGCCAGCGCCGGCGGCGGCGGCAAGGGGCTGCGCGTGGCGCAGAACGACAAGGAATGCGCCGAGGGGTTTGTGAGCTGCCGCAACGAGGCCGCCAACAGCTTCGGTGACGACCGCGTGTTCATGGAGAAATTCATCGAACAGCCGCGCCACATCGAGATCCAGGTGCTGGCGGACGCGCAGGGCAATACCTTGTACCTGTGGGAGCGCGAGTGCTCGATCCAGCGTCGCCACCAAAAGGTGATCGAGGAGGCGCCGTCGCCCTTCATCAGCGAGGCCACGCGCAAGGCCATGGGCGAGCAGGCCGTGGCCCTGGCCAAGGCCGTGGGCTACCAGAGCGCCGGCACGGTGGAGTTCGTGGTCGGCAAGGACCAGGGCTTTTACTTCCTGGAGATGAACACCCGGCTGCAGGTCGAGCACCCGGTCACCGAGTGCATCACCGGTCTGGACCTGGTGGAGTGGATGCTGCGCATCGCCGCCGGTGAGCCCCTGACGATCCAGCAGCAGGACCTCAAGCGCGAGGGCTGGGCCATTGAGTGCCGCATCAATGCCGAAGACCCATTCCGCAACTTCCTGCCCAGTACCGGCCGTCTGGTGCGCTACCAGCCTCCCGCCACCGATCTGACCCAGGGCGAACCCAGTCTGGGCTTGGGCGTGCGCGTGGACACCGGCGTGTTCGAGGGCGGTGAGATTCCCATGCACTACGACTCGATGATCGCCAAGCTCATCGTGCACGGGAAGGATCGCGCCGACGCGATCGAGCGCATGCGTGAAGCCCTGAATGGCTTTGTCATCCGCGGCATCGCCAGCAACATCCCCTTCCAGGCCGCGCTATTGGCGCACCCGGATTTCCAGAGCGGCCAGTTCGACACCGGTTTCATCGCCCGCCACTGGCCCAAGGGCTTTGCGGCCGAGTCGGTCGTGCATGCCGACCCCGACTTCCTGGTCGCGCTGGCGGCCTTCGTGCGCCGCAAGACGCGTGAGCGGGCGGTGGGCATCAGCGGCCAGCTGCCCGGCCATGAGGTGGGGCTGGACAACAAGGTGGTGGCCATCACGACTCTCGGCGAAGGCAACCAGTTGCGCCAGAAGGTGCGCGTGACGGAGATCGCCGGCCGCGCCGGTTGTGCCCGCTGCGAGGTCGACGGCAAGGTCTATGACATCGAGTGCCATTCGCGCCTGCTCGATGTGCGCCTCACCGGCACCGTCAACGGCCAGGCCTTCACCGCCCAAGTGGAACGCGGCACGGCCAAGAACCCGCTGGCCTACCGACTGCAGCACCTGGGCCGCCAGGTCGAGATCACCGTGCTGCGCGGGCGCCACGCCGAGCTGCAGGCCCTGATGCCCTACAAGGCCCCGCCCGATACCTCGGCCTTCCTGCTCTCGCCAATGCCCGGTCTGCTGGTGCAGTTGGCCGCCGCTGTGGGGCAGAAGGTGCAGGCCGGCGAACGCCTGGCGGTGATCGAGGCCATGAAGATGGAGAACATCCTCTTCGCCGCGCAGGACGTCACCATCGCTGAAGTGCTCGCCAAGCCGGGCGAGTCGCTCAGCGTCGATCAACCCATCCTGCGTTTCGAGAAAAAGTGA
- a CDS encoding VOC family protein: protein MSSRPFKILGLQQIAIGGLDKAKLKTLWVDLLGVPVTGTFKSERENVDEDILTLGEGRGAVEIDLMQPLDPEKKPAVHATPLNHIGLWVDDLPAAVQWLEAQGLRFAPGGIRKGAAGHDICFVHPKGNEQFPVSGEGVLIELVQAPAGLFS, encoded by the coding sequence ATGAGTTCGCGTCCCTTCAAGATCCTGGGCCTGCAGCAGATCGCCATCGGCGGTCTGGACAAGGCCAAGCTCAAGACCCTCTGGGTCGATCTGCTGGGCGTGCCCGTCACCGGCACCTTCAAGAGCGAGCGCGAAAACGTCGACGAAGACATTCTGACCCTGGGCGAGGGCAGGGGGGCCGTCGAGATCGACCTGATGCAGCCGCTCGACCCCGAGAAGAAGCCGGCCGTGCACGCCACGCCGCTCAATCACATCGGTCTGTGGGTGGACGACCTGCCCGCCGCCGTGCAGTGGCTCGAAGCGCAGGGTCTGCGCTTCGCGCCGGGCGGCATCCGCAAGGGGGCGGCGGGGCATGACATCTGCTTTGTGCACCCCAAGGGCAATGAGCAGTTCCCCGTTAGCGGCGAGGGCGTGCTGATCGAGCTGGTGCAGGCGCCGGCCGGACTTTTTTCTTGA
- a CDS encoding substrate-binding periplasmic protein produces the protein MRFWVAQVGVFFCLSLAIAQPAIASAPPIKVCDDVAEWPPFTYRQRGPNGEVQAVVQGFSVDVLRQILSARGRSFQIELLPWLRCLREVESGTVHLALNASANAERAKQFRLSLPYYGTTHSYFYSRRRFPKGLRIQHVDELKRYHLCGVHGYSYAAYGLSNNQIDQGAFKFSQVVAKLHAQRCDVGIEKYEAVAGARLVGPDLLADPDLGHGQIPGLDGGEFHMLISRSHPEGEALHALINQGITQLKESGQMRTLWRRYLPNSPYE, from the coding sequence ATGAGGTTCTGGGTCGCCCAAGTCGGCGTTTTTTTCTGTCTTTCGCTGGCAATCGCCCAGCCCGCCATTGCATCGGCACCCCCCATCAAGGTCTGCGACGACGTGGCCGAATGGCCGCCCTTCACCTACCGCCAGCGCGGTCCGAATGGCGAGGTGCAGGCGGTGGTCCAAGGCTTTTCAGTGGATGTGTTGCGCCAGATCCTGAGCGCCCGGGGTCGCAGCTTTCAGATTGAATTGCTGCCCTGGCTGCGCTGCCTGCGCGAGGTGGAATCAGGCACGGTGCACCTGGCCCTGAATGCCAGCGCGAACGCCGAGAGGGCCAAGCAATTTCGGCTCAGCCTGCCCTATTACGGCACCACCCACAGCTATTTCTATTCGCGCCGGCGCTTTCCCAAGGGCCTGCGAATCCAGCATGTGGACGAACTCAAGCGCTATCACCTCTGCGGTGTGCACGGCTACAGCTACGCCGCCTACGGACTGAGCAACAACCAGATCGACCAGGGGGCTTTCAAGTTCAGCCAAGTGGTGGCCAAGCTGCATGCACAGCGCTGCGATGTAGGCATCGAGAAGTATGAGGCCGTGGCCGGCGCCCGCCTGGTGGGGCCGGACCTATTGGCCGACCCAGATCTGGGCCATGGCCAAATTCCCGGACTGGACGGCGGCGAGTTCCATATGTTGATCTCCCGCAGCCATCCCGAGGGCGAGGCTCTGCATGCCCTGATCAATCAGGGCATCACCCAACTGAAGGAATCGGGGCAGATGCGGACTCTGTGGCGCCGCTACCTGCCGAATAGTCCTTACGAATAG
- a CDS encoding LysR family transcriptional regulator translates to MRLDLTSLHLVLAIERTRSITAGAKAEHLALAAASKRLADLEARLGVKLFERRARGVEPTEAGRALVRHIRNLQASLHAMESEVVEFSRGIKGHLRIVANGGAIAECLPADLANFCSRHPQIRISLEDLTSAEVQAAVAEGRADVGIFTPPVLDNRLHTQIYRISRLAVLVPRSHALASLKAVRFEDLLDHDLVGLHAGAAAQEFMREQAAALGKTLRARLQVRGFDAIAQLVEAGLGVAVLPRGPAERFAQLFDVECLTLAEPWAAREYRVATPKADSLPTVVQRFVEALCPPQAAAAAEAALEAARSDLVSKQ, encoded by the coding sequence ATGCGCCTTGACCTCACCTCCTTGCATCTTGTGCTGGCCATCGAGCGCACCCGCTCGATCACCGCCGGCGCCAAGGCCGAACACCTGGCATTGGCGGCCGCCAGCAAGCGGCTCGCGGATCTGGAGGCGCGACTGGGTGTCAAGCTCTTCGAGCGCCGCGCGCGCGGGGTGGAGCCCACCGAGGCCGGGCGTGCCCTGGTGCGGCATATCCGCAACCTGCAGGCCAGTTTGCATGCCATGGAATCCGAGGTTGTGGAGTTTTCGCGCGGCATCAAGGGCCATCTGCGCATCGTTGCCAACGGCGGGGCCATTGCCGAGTGCCTGCCCGCCGATCTGGCCAATTTCTGCAGCCGCCACCCGCAAATTCGCATCAGCCTGGAAGACCTCACCAGCGCCGAGGTGCAGGCGGCCGTGGCGGAAGGGCGGGCGGACGTCGGCATCTTCACGCCGCCGGTGCTGGACAACCGGCTGCATACGCAGATCTACCGCATTTCGCGCCTGGCCGTGCTGGTGCCCCGCAGCCATGCCTTGGCCAGCTTGAAGGCGGTGCGATTCGAGGACTTGCTGGATCACGATCTGGTGGGCTTGCATGCGGGGGCCGCCGCGCAGGAGTTCATGCGTGAGCAGGCCGCAGCGTTGGGCAAGACCCTGCGAGCGCGCCTGCAGGTGCGCGGCTTTGACGCGATTGCGCAGTTGGTTGAGGCCGGTCTGGGCGTGGCGGTGTTGCCGCGCGGTCCGGCCGAGCGCTTTGCGCAACTGTTTGACGTGGAGTGCCTGACCCTGGCCGAACCTTGGGCGGCACGCGAGTACCGCGTCGCCACGCCCAAGGCCGACAGCCTTCCGACCGTGGTGCAGCGCTTTGTCGAGGCCCTGTGCCCGCCGCAAGCCGCCGCTGCCGCCGAGGCCGCCCTGGAGGCAGCCCGTTCCGATTTGGTGTCCAAGCAATAA
- the leuC gene encoding 3-isopropylmalate dehydratase large subunit — protein sequence MTSSAKTLYDKLWDEHVVRREDDGTALLYIDRHLVHEVTSPQAFEGLALAGRKVFRLAANLAVSDHNVPTTARAEGISDPVSRLQVQTLDANCDRHGIRQFKMQDPRQGIVHVIGPEQGATLPGMTVVCGDSHTSTHGAFAALAHGIGTSEVEHVLATQCLLAKKAKNMRVRVEGRLQPGVGAKDLVLALIGQIGTAGGTGYTIEFAGPAIEALSMEGRMTVCNMAIEAGARAGLIAVDDTTLDYLKGRPLSPVGAEWDQAEAYWRTLHSDPGAHFDVEVMLDATTIAPQVSWGTSPEMVLPIDAFTPEPERATDPVLRDAQQRALRYMGLQPHQRVDSIAVDKVFIGSCTNSRIEDLREAADVVRRLGGRLAPGVRQALVVPGSGLVKAQAEAEGLDQIFRAAGFEWREPGCSMCLAMNADRLEPGERCASTSNRNFEGRQGAGGRTHLVSPAMAAAAALKGRFVDVRRLS from the coding sequence ATGACAAGCTCAGCCAAGACCCTCTACGACAAGCTCTGGGACGAGCATGTGGTGCGCCGCGAAGACGACGGCACGGCCCTGCTCTACATCGACCGGCATTTGGTGCATGAGGTCACCAGTCCGCAGGCCTTTGAAGGCCTGGCGCTGGCTGGGCGCAAGGTGTTCCGCCTGGCTGCCAATCTCGCGGTCAGCGACCACAACGTGCCGACCACGGCGCGCGCCGAGGGAATTTCGGATCCGGTCAGCCGCCTGCAGGTGCAGACTCTGGATGCCAATTGCGACCGGCATGGCATCCGCCAGTTCAAGATGCAGGACCCGCGTCAGGGCATCGTGCATGTCATCGGGCCGGAGCAGGGCGCGACCCTGCCGGGCATGACGGTGGTTTGCGGCGACAGTCACACCTCGACCCATGGCGCTTTTGCGGCCCTGGCCCATGGCATCGGCACCAGCGAGGTGGAGCATGTGCTGGCCACCCAATGCCTGCTGGCCAAGAAGGCCAAAAACATGCGGGTGCGGGTGGAGGGGCGGCTGCAGCCCGGGGTGGGCGCCAAGGATCTGGTGCTGGCGCTGATCGGTCAGATCGGCACGGCGGGGGGCACGGGCTACACCATCGAGTTTGCCGGCCCGGCCATCGAGGCCCTCAGCATGGAGGGGCGCATGACGGTCTGCAACATGGCCATCGAGGCCGGCGCCCGCGCTGGCTTGATTGCGGTGGATGACACCACCTTGGACTATTTGAAGGGGCGGCCGCTGAGCCCGGTGGGCGCGGAGTGGGATCAGGCTGAAGCCTATTGGCGCACGCTGCACTCCGACCCTGGGGCGCACTTCGATGTCGAGGTGATGCTGGACGCCACGACCATCGCGCCGCAGGTCAGTTGGGGCACTTCACCCGAGATGGTGCTGCCCATCGATGCCTTCACGCCGGAGCCCGAGCGCGCCACCGACCCGGTGCTGCGCGACGCCCAACAGCGCGCGCTGCGCTATATGGGCTTGCAGCCGCACCAGCGTGTCGATTCCATCGCGGTGGACAAGGTCTTCATCGGATCGTGCACCAACAGCCGCATCGAAGACCTGCGCGAAGCTGCGGATGTGGTGCGCCGCTTGGGCGGACGCTTGGCCCCGGGAGTGCGGCAGGCCCTGGTGGTGCCCGGCTCCGGCCTGGTCAAGGCCCAGGCCGAAGCCGAAGGACTGGACCAGATTTTTCGCGCGGCTGGCTTTGAGTGGCGCGAGCCGGGCTGCTCGATGTGCCTGGCGATGAATGCTGACCGGCTGGAACCCGGTGAGCGCTGCGCCTCCACCAGCAATCGCAATTTCGAAGGGCGCCAGGGCGCCGGTGGGCGCACCCACCTGGTCAGCCCCGCCATGGCGGCTGCAGCGGCGCTCAAGGGTCGCTTTGTCGATGTGCGGCGCCTGAGTTGA
- a CDS encoding entericidin A/B family lipoprotein has protein sequence MKVLIALIAACFLLGACNTVKGFGQDMQKAGEKIEGAAKK, from the coding sequence ATGAAAGTTCTGATCGCCTTGATTGCCGCCTGCTTTTTGCTGGGTGCCTGTAACACCGTGAAAGGGTTCGGGCAGGACATGCAAAAGGCGGGTGAAAAGATCGAGGGCGCGGCAAAGAAGTAA
- the leuD gene encoding 3-isopropylmalate dehydratase small subunit, translating to MQAFTQHQGLVVPIDRAHVDTDAIIPKQFLKSIARTGFGPNLFDEWRYLDRGEPGQDPASRRPNPEFVLNQPRYQGASVLLARANFGCGSSREHAPWAIQQYGIRALIAPSFADIFFNNCFKNGLLPVVLPAEVVDRLFSETLASPGYALSIDLQDQVVITPSGQRHTFEVEPFRKHCLLHGLDEIGLTLAHRSEIETFQAARLAAKPWLRKELAQ from the coding sequence ATGCAAGCCTTTACCCAGCACCAGGGGCTGGTGGTCCCGATTGATCGCGCCCATGTGGACACGGACGCGATCATTCCCAAGCAATTCCTGAAGTCCATCGCCCGCACGGGCTTCGGCCCCAATCTTTTTGACGAATGGCGCTATCTGGATCGGGGTGAGCCCGGGCAAGACCCGGCCAGCCGCCGCCCGAATCCGGAATTCGTGCTCAATCAGCCGCGCTACCAGGGGGCTTCGGTGCTGCTGGCGCGTGCCAATTTTGGCTGCGGTTCCAGTCGCGAACACGCACCCTGGGCCATTCAGCAGTACGGCATTCGGGCCTTGATCGCTCCGAGCTTCGCTGACATCTTTTTCAACAACTGCTTCAAGAACGGCCTTCTGCCGGTGGTGCTGCCTGCCGAGGTCGTGGATCGCTTGTTTAGCGAGACCTTGGCTTCCCCGGGCTATGCGCTGAGCATCGATCTGCAGGATCAGGTGGTGATCACGCCCTCGGGGCAGCGCCATACCTTTGAGGTGGAGCCTTTCCGCAAGCACTGCCTCTTGCATGGTTTGGATGAAATTGGGCTGACCTTGGCGCACCGCAGCGAGATCGAGACCTTTCAGGCTGCGCGTTTGGCAGCCAAGCCCTGGCTGCGCAAGGAGTTGGCGCAATGA
- the leuB gene encoding 3-isopropylmalate dehydrogenase, with the protein MSKLVAVLPGDGIGPEIMAEAVKVLQALDLGLVLESAPVGGAAYEAQGHPLPEATLALAQRADAVLFGAVGDWKYDKLERALRPEQAILGLRKHLGLFANFRPALCYPQLTHASSLKPELVAGLDILILRELTGDIYFGTPRGRRTASDGHFPGTEEAFDTMRYSRPEIERIAHLAFQAARKRQSRVTSVDKANVLETSQLWRDVLNQVHGQYPDVQLDHMYVDNAAMQLVKAPKAFDVIVTGNLFGDILSDEAAMLTGSIGMLPSASLDRHNKGLYEPSHGSAPDIAGQGVANPLATILSAAMMLRYSLGLPNAADRVEAAVQAVLSQGLRTGDIWSAGCERVGTADMGDAVVRALA; encoded by the coding sequence ATGAGCAAACTTGTTGCAGTGTTGCCGGGTGATGGCATTGGCCCGGAAATCATGGCTGAGGCGGTCAAGGTCTTGCAGGCCTTGGACCTGGGCCTGGTGTTGGAATCGGCCCCTGTGGGTGGGGCCGCCTACGAGGCGCAGGGCCATCCGCTGCCCGAAGCCACCCTGGCTTTGGCGCAGCGCGCCGATGCGGTGCTGTTCGGCGCCGTCGGCGACTGGAAGTACGACAAGCTGGAGCGTGCGCTGCGGCCCGAGCAGGCGATCCTGGGCCTGCGTAAGCACCTGGGTCTGTTCGCCAATTTCCGCCCGGCGCTTTGCTACCCGCAGCTCACGCATGCCAGCAGCCTGAAGCCCGAGTTGGTGGCCGGGCTGGACATCCTGATCCTGCGCGAGCTGACCGGCGATATTTACTTCGGCACCCCTCGTGGTCGGCGTACGGCCAGCGATGGCCACTTTCCGGGCACGGAGGAAGCGTTTGACACCATGCGCTATTCGCGTCCGGAGATCGAGCGCATCGCCCATCTGGCCTTCCAGGCCGCGCGCAAGCGGCAGTCTCGAGTCACCAGCGTGGACAAAGCCAATGTGCTGGAGACCTCGCAGCTATGGCGCGACGTACTCAACCAGGTGCATGGGCAGTACCCGGATGTGCAGTTGGACCATATGTATGTGGACAACGCCGCCATGCAACTGGTCAAGGCCCCCAAGGCCTTTGATGTGATCGTGACCGGCAATTTGTTTGGCGACATCCTGTCGGACGAAGCCGCGATGCTGACGGGCTCGATCGGCATGCTGCCCTCGGCCTCGCTGGATCGGCACAACAAGGGCCTTTACGAACCCAGCCATGGCAGCGCGCCGGATATTGCGGGGCAGGGCGTGGCAAATCCGCTGGCCACCATCCTGTCTGCGGCGATGATGCTGCGCTACAGCCTGGGCCTGCCCAATGCCGCGGATCGTGTGGAAGCGGCGGTGCAGGCTGTCCTGAGTCAAGGGCTGCGCACGGGCGACATCTGGAGCGCGGGCTGCGAACGGGTGGGCACGGCGGACATGGGCGATGCGGTGGTGCGGGCCCTGGCCTGA